In the genome of Armatimonadota bacterium, one region contains:
- a CDS encoding aminotransferase class I/II-fold pyridoxal phosphate-dependent enzyme produces MARIKREAIARGADVIDLGIGDPDLPTPVPVREALKRAVDDPSTHRYDETALGWLKFLDAAAAFYRREFGVALDPRTDFCQVIGSKEGLAHLAWAYADPGDAVIVPNPAYTVYKVNALMAGADVFEVPLMEKRGFLPDLSEIPTDVAKRAKLFYVCYPNNPTGATATPEFYADLVAFCREHDVLAVNDMAYGTVCYDGYKNPTVLQVPGGKDVAIEFHSLSKMYNMTGWRLGFACGNPDAVAVLQRLKSNIDSKAFPAIAEAGAHALDSVSNDDTIALYQKRRDNLVDGLRSIGWNVTRPKAAFYIWAKVPVEGMSSAEFAGALLEKAHVLVIPGNGYGTEGEGYVRMSLTLVGDKEGERFAEAVKRIAASGLIPQPSAV; encoded by the coding sequence ATGGCCCGCATCAAACGCGAAGCCATCGCCCGCGGCGCGGACGTTATCGACCTTGGTATCGGCGACCCTGACCTTCCGACTCCGGTCCCGGTCCGCGAAGCCTTGAAGAGGGCCGTCGACGACCCCTCCACGCACCGGTACGACGAGACCGCCCTCGGATGGTTGAAGTTTCTCGACGCAGCCGCCGCGTTCTATCGACGCGAGTTCGGAGTCGCCCTCGACCCGCGGACGGACTTTTGCCAGGTCATCGGCAGTAAAGAGGGTCTCGCCCACCTTGCCTGGGCGTATGCAGACCCGGGCGACGCGGTCATCGTGCCGAACCCTGCCTACACGGTCTACAAGGTGAACGCGCTCATGGCCGGGGCGGACGTGTTCGAAGTCCCTCTGATGGAGAAGCGCGGCTTTCTTCCCGACTTGAGCGAAATCCCGACCGACGTCGCCAAGCGGGCCAAGCTGTTCTACGTCTGTTACCCGAACAATCCGACGGGCGCGACGGCAACGCCGGAGTTTTACGCCGACCTCGTCGCGTTCTGTCGCGAGCACGACGTGCTCGCCGTCAACGACATGGCGTACGGAACGGTCTGTTACGACGGTTACAAGAACCCGACGGTCCTTCAGGTACCGGGCGGCAAAGACGTCGCGATCGAGTTCCACTCGCTCAGCAAGATGTACAACATGACGGGCTGGAGGCTCGGGTTCGCTTGCGGGAACCCGGACGCCGTCGCCGTCTTGCAGCGGCTCAAGTCGAACATCGACAGCAAGGCCTTTCCGGCCATTGCCGAAGCAGGAGCCCACGCCCTGGACAGCGTTTCCAACGACGACACCATCGCCCTCTATCAGAAGCGTCGGGACAATCTGGTCGACGGTCTCCGATCGATCGGTTGGAACGTTACCAGGCCGAAGGCGGCGTTCTACATTTGGGCCAAGGTTCCCGTAGAGGGCATGTCGAGCGCAGAGTTCGCGGGTGCGCTGTTAGAGAAGGCCCATGTACTCGTCATTCCGGGCAACGGGTACGGGACGGAGGGCGAGGGATACGTCCGGATGAGCCTCACGTTGGTCGGGGACAAAGAAGGAGAGCGGTTCGCGGAGGCGGTCAAACGGATCGCGGCGTCCGGGCTGATCCCGCAACCGAGCGCGGTCTAG
- a CDS encoding MerR family transcriptional regulator, protein MIGVAAELCGVHPQTLRQYERLGLVVPSRVGAKNRLYSDEDVLRVRRIQRLTQQMGVNLAGVEIILRLLDDMEDLQRDCEQQMNDYAAEVERRVQNMLANSSTPVRADEPLLPVLRLRRRDKGEL, encoded by the coding sequence ATGATCGGGGTCGCGGCCGAACTGTGCGGCGTCCACCCGCAGACGCTCCGACAGTATGAGCGTCTCGGACTGGTCGTCCCGAGCCGGGTCGGTGCCAAGAACCGGTTGTACAGCGACGAAGACGTGCTCCGCGTCCGTCGCATCCAGCGGCTGACCCAGCAGATGGGGGTCAACCTTGCCGGGGTCGAAATCATCTTGCGGCTGCTCGACGATATGGAGGACCTGCAACGCGATTGCGAGCAACAGATGAACGACTACGCGGCCGAGGTCGAACGTCGGGTCCAGAACATGCTCGCCAACTCGAGCACGCCCGTACGTGCGGACGAGCCGCTTTTGCCCGTCCTCCGGTTGCGGCGTCGGGACAAGGGCGAGCTCTAG
- a CDS encoding J domain-containing protein: MTVMGKDYYAVLGVPKDADDKAIKTAYRKLARKYHPDVNPNDPTAEAKFKEVGEAYAVLSDPTKREKYDRLGPRWEESPDFGGYQDFQNVEMDFGGLFGHLFGMGGEGFGRAKTVAARDIERSVDVSLEEIDSGTKRTLTFQTEDACSTCGGSGQVRLSSGTRTGACPQCRGTGLVLNSRKIVVSVPAGFKPGAKLRVSGGGSKGSNGRAGDLFVKINLLPHPTFKYDGESTETDVAVPFATAALGGVVSVPTPRSSGKFTVPAGTQGGQMFRLKGQGVGKSDLMVRVKISVPKALNAEQRRLLEQFAKLEVEA, encoded by the coding sequence ACCGCCTATCGCAAGCTTGCCCGGAAGTACCACCCGGACGTCAATCCGAACGATCCCACGGCCGAAGCGAAGTTTAAGGAAGTCGGCGAAGCGTACGCGGTCCTCAGCGATCCGACCAAGCGGGAAAAGTACGACAGGCTCGGCCCGCGATGGGAAGAGTCCCCTGACTTCGGAGGGTACCAAGACTTCCAGAACGTCGAAATGGACTTCGGGGGCCTGTTCGGCCACTTGTTCGGCATGGGCGGAGAAGGGTTCGGTCGCGCGAAGACCGTCGCCGCCCGGGACATCGAGCGGTCCGTCGACGTGAGTCTTGAGGAGATCGACTCGGGCACCAAACGGACGCTGACGTTCCAGACAGAAGACGCCTGTTCGACGTGCGGCGGAAGCGGTCAAGTCCGACTGTCCAGCGGCACCCGCACGGGCGCTTGCCCCCAGTGCCGGGGGACGGGCCTCGTCCTCAACTCGCGGAAGATCGTCGTCAGCGTTCCCGCAGGATTCAAACCGGGCGCTAAGCTCCGTGTCTCCGGAGGCGGTTCGAAGGGATCCAACGGGCGGGCCGGCGACTTGTTCGTGAAGATCAACCTCCTGCCCCATCCGACCTTCAAGTACGACGGCGAGTCGACGGAGACCGACGTCGCCGTTCCCTTCGCGACAGCGGCCCTGGGAGGAGTCGTGTCCGTACCGACCCCGCGAAGTTCGGGCAAGTTTACGGTTCCGGCAGGGACGCAGGGCGGACAGATGTTCCGCCTGAAAGGTCAGGGAGTCGGTAAGTCCGACCTCATGGTCCGCGTCAAGATTTCCGTCCCGAAAGCGCTGAACGCCGAGCAACGACGCCTTTTGGAGCAGTTCGCCAAGCTCGAGGTCGAAGCGTGA